GATTTTTGAGTATGCTAAATCAGCAAAAACCATGCTATCTTTAACTGAGAAAATAGATGAAATGAAAGAAGGTCATGGAGCTCCCAAAATTTGACAAGAGGAAAACAGGCTGATAAAACTACTCAGCTGAAAACATGTGTtccattcaaaataaaagaaaggtgaTTTTGAGGACAGAGCCGAGGGCCTAGAGAGAGGGCAGAGCTGTGGGCCAAGATGAAGTCATGGGATCAGAAGGAGCCACAAGCTACAAAATATTATTCCCAGATCTTGAAATGTATGTAGGTTTGTCTGCTTGATCCACATTGCTTGGATCAGACTCTTTTCTTGCTGCTACTTCTCTCTTTTGGATTGGAAATGTCTTTAATTGTTACCGCTGTAAATAAACCccaaacaaagcagaaacacCAACTTCGtggaaagggaaattaaaatgagaaaaaaaaaatggggcgcctgggtggctcactcggttaagcatctgattttggcttaggttgtgatctcagggtcctaggattgaccCTGGCatgaggctccacactcagcagggagtctgcttctccttctccctctggtttttccctgctcatgctctctttctctctctgggtttctttgtctttctcaaataaataaataaaaacttttcttaaaaaatgagaaaaaaatgagaggaaacacCTCTTGGTGCTTTGGCTTCATCTAGGACATCCAAGAAGACACAACTGGGCTTAAACTAAGTGCAAAGTACACTTCTCTCTCTAAACAATGTTTACGTGATTCTGAAAGATGCATCCATTGAGCATCTTATTATGACTTCCACAATGATCAAGAGATATTTTTCAAACAGTGTCAAATGAAGAGGCTAATACAGGTATGAAATAAACGTGtattaaaagattctatttaatcAGTGAGGGAATGGGAAGAGGATATAACTGGTTCATAGAGAATCCAAGGATTAGATACAGGAATgttaatcaaaaatatttaaatgaatgtgTGAATGGAGGCAAAACTGGTTTCATTATATCATGGAAGGGGGACAATATAATCTCTACTAGACAAGACATTTTACATATGTATCACTAACCTACAACTAATGAAGGATAGTAAAAGGCCTCAAAGACCATATAAGGCCAGAATCAGATAATGTAGAGTGGTGTCCTAAGACAGGGAAGAGTTTCCCATTGGAATACACATTGATCTCTACCATGTTAAAATCAAGCAGAAAATTCTAGTTTTCTCAAAATCAGGGTCTGTTCATTAGGGTGACCAGGTTCCTGTCATGGACATTTCTGGGCTGAGGCCTGATAAGGGCACAATGGACACCAGTGACATCCCAAAGTCTATGATGTCACAATGAGGGGCCAGGGCTTAGGAATATAAATGGGCGGAGTTGACCCCTGGTGTCTTGAGAGGCACAGTGCAGCTGGGGAATCAAGCAGAGCTGATGGAGCCAAACCCTGCCAACATCAtgtcagggaacaaaagccatgAGAGCTCCAATCAGACTCAAGCCCATCTTGTAACAACTGAGCTGCAGTTCCCTGTGAGCTATGTGGACCGCCTCCTGCAGGAGGATCAGCGCACCCACTGCCTAAGTTCAACATCTACTGAATTCCTCCTTGCCATGCTCGACTCCCTCACCGACTACATCCTGGAGCGTGTAGGCACTGAGGCCAATAACAACAACATGCAGACTGCCCCACAAGATGTGGAGAGAGCAGTGGGCAACAACAGAGAGCCCCAACAATGCCTGAAGGATACAGCCTTCACTCTGTTTGATGAGATGCCTAGATCCAGGAGAAATGGCTAAAGCCTGGGTCCTAGAGACTTGTGGGAGTCCTCACAGCCTTAGTCTAAGCCAAGACTTCTTATAACTGAGAAGTCTGGCTTCTGTCATCAGTTAATGCTATTAAAGTGTTGAAGCCTCTGacttgtctctgtttctgtctttccGAGTCGGCGGGGTCTGTGAGACACCCAGGAGGAGATCTCCTGTGGGcagtggagggaggaaggggtgatCAGTGTGGGAGGCTGCAGTCCAGTGTTTCAGGGAGTTGTTTCTCTGGGGACTGCTTGCGGGGAAAGGCCCTGGGGGGGAGTAGCTGGCTGCGGAGGAGAGACTTCCTCACGGGCTCTGAGCAAGTCAAGGCCTGCGGGCTGAGAGGTTGGCAGCGGGTGGGGGGCTTCCCAGGCATGTTGAGTTCCCAGAACCATGGTGGTAACTGGGGAGGTCCCGAAGCTCGTGACTGAGGTGCCAGGAGCCTTATTCATGAGAAGGGAACGTGTAGAAGTCAGGAGGTGATGGCAGTGTGGGTGGATGGAGAGGGTGGCAGAGCAGTTGACGTGAACTTGATGGCATGAGCTTTACGTGAAGATTGAGGGGCGATGGGGAACCCATGAAGAGGTATACAGAGTGGAACGGTGCTCAGATTGATTTCATTCACTGATACCCTGCCTCATTCCAAAAAAGGATGTAAGATAATATTAGTGCTGTGATAACGTTTTGTGGAGTATGTCCTTGTGTCCTCTCCTGTGGACACTGGTAAGTTAagtgattatatatatgtgtgtgtgtgtgtatatatatatataataaaaactctctGGCCTAAAACAAGCAATTTGGAGAGTTCTTAGCATGTCTCTCCCTCCCTAGTAGACCAGATGCTTAGGTGTACTTCTGCAAGTGCCCCTGCGCCTGGTTCTCCCGTGATTGCTGGGCTCCTGGACCTCTGGCTATGAAACCACAGCCCACTAAACCCTGTGGAAACACAGAAAAGTgccacacagaggaagaagccagaggTATTCCTAGGAACCAGATAGGCCTCAGCCTAGTGTCTTCTCTGCTCCCCTCTATGTGGTGACTcacttcctctctgcctccctccatgGTGACtcaccctctctctgcctccttccattaTCTTTCAAAGTGTGGAGCtgtctctgcctttgcctccttCACAGGAGTTTCCTGACAATAATAGGGCCAGGGTTGTGTTTAGAGCTCATTGGAATATGTGCCTGTAAAATCCAAGAAACTTTTCTTGCTCCCCTAATGCCATTCAACCAAATATTTCCAGAAACCTCACTGTCAGGATGTCCACCCCACATAGTTGTGATTTGTTAGAGAGCCTGGAGGCCCTTCTTGCCTCAGCCAAGTTTAACTGTTACTCTTCTGTTCATCTGAGGATCAAGCAGGCCTCTCCTCAGCAGCTGCAGGTGAGATTGTCCTTCACCTGGTCACAGGAAGCACCAACATTGCTACCCCATCCCTGAAGCAGAGCATCTGTGTGTCCAGGGCATGGTGTCTCATATTCCAGTGTCCTTCAGCCAACAGTGAGTGCCTCTGGGGTGGGTAATGCCAGGGAATCAGTCATTATGCTATGATGTTGATatgttggttaagtggctgattTTTATAAGCTGTTGATTTTGGCGATGGCAGTGGCTTGTTTTAGTGCAAAATAATCTCCTGGGTACTTCACCAGAAGGCACAGCTAAGGAGGAATTCATTAAAGGCCAGAGATGTGAGAGTAGGTTGATAAATTATGTTGGCTTAGCAGACCTGTGTGGTCAGGTGGTCCCCTGCAGTCCATGCAGGAGTCGACACTGATGGTCACTGTGACATCTTCGGGGAGCCAGGCTGCCTAGGCTCCTCAGACTATCCGAGGTCCTAGGTGGAGTTTGGAGTTTGAGACTTAATGACCTCATGAGCCCTCTGCAGCCACGGGGTCGTGGGAGAATCAAACAGGGCATTGTTGCCCTCCCATTTGGAAACAGTCCTTTACCTGTGCTTGTGGGTTTCACATGAAACATAGGGTCCGTGCCAGCATAGCATGGGTGTAAATGCAGCATCTTTCTGAATCCCCCTCTTATCTGGGCATAGGAATCCCACCCtcaggggaggaaggtgggcagagagagagagagagtcattaCCTTTGGGAATGAATGAGCCATAGGAGTTTAGACCCTTTGTGCATTTCAAAGAAGTGGGAGGTAGGGGATGATGAGGAACTATTAGCTGTAGCTTAGGCCCCACACAAAGGATACCATTGATGACAAGTGCCCTGTTGGGAGTGGAAAACTAAAACTGGAGTGAGTAGGGATGGTCTGGGGAGGGTGTGGCTGCCAAACCAGATTTGTGATCCAAAGCAGTATCGGAGCAGGCTGGGGTCAGACCCAGCTCAGCACAGCAGAAAGTATAATGTGTGAGAAGAGATGAATCCAAGAGTTGAGCTTGAGGGGAACCTGGGAGAGTCATGTGGGCTTGGTGTTGGCATGAACACAAGGCCTGGACACTAGGTTGGCCTCTTTGTGACAACAACCTTTGGGAACAGAGGTGTTTGAAGGCCCCTTCATCCCTAAATCTGACAGATCTGACAGGAAGTGGTCATAGGGAGAGCACCTAACCATTTAGAAAGGGCCTTTGGAGCCCCAAAATAGGATTCAAGAATAAGAAGACTATCTATGAACATGAATAAATCATTTGCCTAAAGAACAAATAACAAAGTGGCTGCTCACAGACATAATGGAGGCAGCAGATGGGATCATTAGGCCTACaatgatgtttttaaaggaaaattaattagctgccaacatttaaaatcaagaatttttAACCTCAAGACCTCAATTACTGGCTTCTctggttaaaataaaatgtctgggCATACATGTTTATGTCAGATGAAGATGACTGGCTGCTGTCCCATTAATACTGGGCCTCTCTGGTTTGCTACCATGCTCACCCTTCCCTGTTATATCTCATTTATGACCCACTTCACTCATTTACATACTTGCCTGGCTCTTAAAGTTACTTGGGTTCATTATCCACATGATAATTTAATTGTAAAACCACAGTTTTCTGAAGGATGAAATTCTCTCCTTCCATAAATTAGAACAGTACAATGCTCTTCAAAATTGTCTTTGGTATGGGACCAATATGTTCAGTTGTACAAATTCATTGTGAAAGTAGGACAGATGGTTGTATTTTACTAGGACTACAATGGAGTTTACATTTGAATCTACTTGAGTTCAGCAACATCTGAACCACTATAAACTCTGTTCAGTAAGAAGACATCAGTCACCTAAATGTTATGGGAAAACCTGATTGCTCTAGAAGTCACTAAATGCTGACCATTTCCCAACCTGCTGTAGCTGACCAGTAACAAATAATTTAATGGCCTACATCAGCCCCCAAGTCACATTTGAATAACACTGtaagagtgaattttattttattctttaaggaGTATGGTTTCAAATCTATGGAAAGGCAATGAATAGGGCCTGAATTCAATGTTTCATTTAGTGTTTCTGCTTCAGAGTCCTTCATGAAAACAGAACATTGATCTGTCCTATATTTAGCATTCTCTAATCACTGTAGGGAAAGTATCTCTAAACTTCATCTATTTAAGCAAAATCTAAAGGAAACCAGTTTGCAGGAGGGAGGCAGGTTAGGTACTGTGGTTGTGGGATATTTGGCTTCTACAGTGTAGGATGAAAGGAATTGACCAACTCTGACTGTGGAGGAGAGACTGTTCATGACATACTGGAACAGAGTAGTggcagaagagggaggaaagcTGGATTCTGGCCTCCCATTGCTGTGGTTTACTTGGGGGTCACATCAGCTTCCACAGCTACAAAATGAGGAGGTTGGACTAAATTGTTTCAAAGGTCTGCTCAGGGCGTACAGTTGTCAGTCTGAGCTTTTCCTAAGAAAAGTCTGTACTGACAATGGGGAAATGGGCCATAGAGGACCAGGGATGATTTTTTAGGGtctccattttatagctgaggcCACTTTGGCCCAGAGATGATGCTCAACTCTCCCAATGTCACATGGCAAGTGGGTAGAACAGCAACTATGACAGTTGTGTTCTGGTACCTATTGTTGAGGCTCCACTGCTACTGTATACTGAGAAATGAACCTCAGGATATAAAGTGTTTAATGTTCTCCTCCACGATAAAGGAGCTAATATCTTCAATACAGGGATGTTAGGGTCTCTTGGACTTCTAGGAAAGCCCAAGAAACAGCTTGCTCTCAAGAACTTtcacttctgttttatttggaaaaggcCAGACGGGTTAGGATCAATGATTGATCTATATGGTACAGGTCTTTGAATTTTGCAAATCTAGGTGTTGTTCCACTGAACACTGTGATAGCCATGCCATGAACCCATCTCCTTCTCAAATAAGGTGTTCTCAAAATTCTCACTCTCCACTGATAGGGTCTTGAAGGCGATTATGTGATGACCTCAGAAGCCTGTGCTTAATGcttaaaagttttttgtttttttttttagatttattcatgagagacacagaggcagagatacaggcagagggagaagcaggctccctgtggggagcttgatgcgggactcgatcctaggaccctaggatcatgacctgagctgaaggcagatgctcaaccactgagccacccaggtgccccttaaagttTAATTCTGGAAGTCTTGaagttatgtctttttttttccccttatttgtCACAGACAAAATCTCTGgtctcagtgagggtgacagaacatgagagacacctaactctgggaaacgaacaaggggtagtggaaagggaggtgggtggggggatggggtgactgggtgatgggcactgaggggggcacttggcgggatgagcactgggtgttatgctatatgttggcaagtcaaactgcaataaaaatatacaaaaaaaatctctggtCTGTAGATGATAATAGGGCCTTCAAAGAAGCATCAGTGTAAAGCAAATAACAAACTGGAGGAGACAGATATGTATGGCTGAGATTACTTATCAATAATTTTCATAAGTAAAAATCTTGTGTGAGGGCATAATAACAGTAGTGCAACTACAGgtgaaattatctttttctgtcataggtaaaagaagaagaagacaaggCAGGAAGAGTTTTTGACTCATTGTCTATAAGCATAAAGATGTAACCCTTTTGCAAAAAAGAATGGACTAGATCCTAAGCTTAAGGATTTTGGTAAAATCCCCATTGGTATATTAGagttctgcagaaaaaaaaactgaaccagTAGGatgtaggagtgtgtgtgtgtgtgtgtgtgtgtgtgtgtgtgtgtgtgtatgaatgaatATGATCGGTTCACGCAGTTATCTGGTCTGACAAGTCCTAATTCTTTAAGGTAGGTCAATAGGCTGGAAACTGGCTAGATTTCTCTGTTACAGTGTGGCTAAATTCTTCTCCAAGAAACCTCAGTTTTTACTCTTTAGACTTTCAACTGATTATATGAtggttatttccttttcttctagtcAATTGGTTGTAGATGTTAATCTCATCTGAAAAGTATCTGCACAGCAACGTGTAGAACTTACATTTGGTCAAATGACTGGACACTGTAGCCTAGCAAcgttgacacataaaatttaaCCATTATAACTGGTAGGTTTGATGTACATCCTCAGTTGAAAAGCACTGGCCTAAAAGATGCTGGATTGAAATTTTATAAGTAAGGTtgcaacaaaatatttcaaagcaatAACTGAAATGATGGCTGATAACCCTATAGTTTTGTTGCCTGAATCACCAGCAGGACTCTGATAATTAGAAACATCTCATGGACAGTAAGGCCATTGACAAATCTCTAGAAATTTCCCATACAGTATAAAACATTTgaaac
The Vulpes vulpes isolate BD-2025 chromosome X, VulVul3, whole genome shotgun sequence genome window above contains:
- the H2AP gene encoding huntingtin-interacting protein M; translation: MSGNKSHESSNQTQAHLVTTELQFPVSYVDRLLQEDQRTHCLSSTSTEFLLAMLDSLTDYILERVGTEANNNNMQTAPQDVERAVGNNREPQQCLKDTAFTLFDEMPRSRRNG